A single region of the Kocuria rosea genome encodes:
- a CDS encoding Maf family protein encodes MTPRLVLASRSPARTKLLADAGIGHDRLVSDVDEDAVVRERGVTGAEETAMVLARAKAEAVAALPEAAGALVVGCDSVFELDGEVHGKPLDAATATARIRAMRGRSGVLHTGHWLVDTRSPADGGSGWSGGAPASAEVFFAQMSDDEVAAYVATGEPLEVAGSFTIDSLGAAFVERVEGDVHAVVGLSLSTLRTLLGRAGVGVPELWTAGR; translated from the coding sequence GTGACTCCCCGCCTCGTCCTCGCCTCCCGCTCCCCCGCCCGCACCAAGCTGCTGGCCGACGCCGGGATCGGCCACGACCGGCTCGTCTCCGACGTGGACGAGGACGCCGTGGTCCGGGAGCGCGGGGTGACCGGCGCCGAGGAGACCGCGATGGTCCTGGCCCGGGCCAAGGCGGAGGCCGTGGCGGCGCTGCCCGAGGCCGCCGGCGCCCTCGTGGTGGGCTGCGACTCGGTCTTCGAGCTCGACGGCGAGGTGCACGGCAAGCCCTTGGACGCCGCGACGGCGACCGCCCGGATCCGGGCCATGCGCGGGCGCTCGGGGGTGCTCCACACGGGCCACTGGCTCGTGGACACGCGGAGCCCGGCGGACGGCGGGAGCGGCTGGAGCGGCGGCGCGCCCGCCAGCGCCGAGGTGTTCTTCGCGCAGATGTCCGACGACGAGGTCGCGGCCTACGTGGCCACCGGCGAGCCCCTGGAGGTGGCCGGGTCCTTCACCATCGACTCGCTCGGCGCGGCATTCGTGGAGCGGGTGGAGGGCGACGTGCACGCCGTCGTCGGCCTGAGCCTCAGTACCCTGCGCACGCTGCTCGGCCGGGCGGGCGTCGGCGTGCCCGAGCTGTGGACCGCCGGCCGCTGA
- a CDS encoding acetyl/propionyl/methylcrotonyl-CoA carboxylase subunit alpha translates to MTGKNPADGAIRPITKVLVANRGEIAVRVIRAARDEGIASVAVYADPDRDALHARTADEAYGLGGSTAADSYLVIDKILDVAARSGADAVHPGYGFLSENAEFALAVLEAGLTWIGPPPAAIAKLGDKVAARHIAEKVGAPQVPGTTDPVGSAEEVLAFADEHGLPLAIKAAFGGGGRGIKVVRNRDDIPELYESAVREATAAFGRGDCFVERFLDAPRHVETQCLADAHGNVVVVSTRDCSLQRRNQKLVEEAPAPFLSEEQNRLLYASSKAILREAGYQGAGTCEFLVGQDGTITFLEVNTRLQVEHPVSEEVTGIDLVREQFRLARGEALGYDDPEVRGHSIEFRINGEDPGRHFMPSPGTIAALDLPGGPGVRVDSGVQAGETVGGNFDSMLAKLIVTGATRQQALERSRRALAELRIEGMPTVVPFHRAVVADPAFAPADGAPFSVHTRWIETEFDNTIPPFEGVPQAGPEAEERQAIVVEVSGKRLEVVLPALPGTAKPNGAAAKPRKSRSARGGGTAAASGDSLSSPMQGTIVKIAVDNGDEVAEGDLVLVLEAMKMEQPLTAHKSGTVSGLSVSPGDTVSAGAVLATIS, encoded by the coding sequence GTGACCGGTAAGAACCCCGCGGACGGCGCCATCCGCCCCATCACCAAGGTGCTCGTCGCCAACCGCGGCGAGATCGCGGTGCGCGTGATCCGCGCCGCCCGCGACGAGGGCATCGCCTCCGTGGCCGTGTACGCCGACCCGGACCGGGACGCCCTGCACGCCCGCACGGCGGACGAGGCGTACGGGCTCGGCGGGTCCACCGCCGCGGACTCGTACCTGGTGATCGACAAGATCCTCGACGTCGCCGCCCGCTCGGGAGCCGACGCCGTGCACCCCGGCTACGGCTTCCTGTCCGAGAACGCCGAGTTCGCCCTCGCCGTGCTCGAGGCCGGACTGACCTGGATCGGGCCCCCGCCCGCGGCCATCGCCAAGCTCGGCGACAAGGTGGCCGCCCGCCACATCGCGGAGAAGGTCGGCGCCCCGCAGGTCCCCGGCACCACCGACCCGGTCGGCTCCGCCGAGGAGGTCCTCGCGTTCGCCGACGAGCACGGGCTGCCCCTGGCCATCAAGGCCGCCTTCGGCGGCGGCGGCCGCGGCATCAAGGTGGTCCGCAACCGCGACGACATCCCGGAGCTCTACGAGTCCGCCGTGCGCGAGGCCACCGCGGCGTTCGGCCGCGGCGACTGCTTCGTGGAGCGCTTCCTGGACGCCCCGCGGCACGTCGAGACCCAGTGCCTGGCCGACGCCCACGGCAACGTGGTGGTCGTCTCCACCCGCGACTGCTCCCTGCAGCGGCGCAACCAGAAGCTCGTGGAGGAGGCGCCGGCGCCGTTCCTGTCCGAGGAGCAGAACCGCCTGCTCTACGCCTCCTCGAAGGCGATCCTGCGCGAGGCCGGCTATCAGGGCGCGGGCACGTGCGAGTTCCTGGTGGGCCAGGACGGCACGATCACGTTCCTGGAGGTCAACACCCGCCTGCAGGTGGAGCACCCCGTGTCCGAGGAGGTCACGGGCATCGACCTGGTGCGGGAGCAGTTCCGGCTGGCCCGCGGCGAGGCCCTCGGCTACGACGACCCGGAGGTCCGCGGCCACTCGATCGAGTTCCGCATCAACGGCGAGGACCCGGGACGGCACTTCATGCCCTCCCCCGGCACCATCGCCGCCCTCGACCTGCCCGGCGGTCCCGGCGTGCGCGTGGACTCCGGTGTGCAGGCCGGCGAGACCGTGGGCGGGAACTTCGACTCCATGCTCGCCAAGCTGATCGTCACCGGGGCCACCCGGCAGCAGGCGCTCGAGCGCTCCCGCCGGGCGCTGGCGGAGCTGCGCATCGAGGGCATGCCCACCGTGGTCCCCTTCCACCGCGCCGTCGTCGCCGATCCCGCGTTCGCCCCCGCGGACGGCGCCCCCTTCTCCGTGCACACGCGGTGGATCGAGACGGAGTTCGACAACACCATCCCGCCCTTCGAGGGCGTCCCGCAGGCCGGGCCCGAGGCCGAGGAGCGCCAGGCGATCGTCGTCGAGGTCTCCGGCAAGCGCCTCGAGGTGGTCCTGCCCGCCCTGCCCGGCACGGCCAAGCCCAACGGGGCCGCGGCCAAGCCCCGCAAGTCCCGCTCCGCCCGCGGCGGCGGCACCGCCGCGGCGAGCGGCGACAGCCTGAGCTCCCCGATGCAGGGGACCATCGTGAAGATCGCGGTGGACAACGGGGACGAGGTGGCCGAGGGCGATCTCGTGCTGGTGCTCGAGGCCATGAAGATGGAGCAGCCGCTGACCGCCCACAAGTCGGGCACGGTCTCGGGGCTGTCCGTCAGCCCCGGGGACACCGTCTCCGCCGGCGCCGTTCTGGCGACCATCTCCTGA
- a CDS encoding thioesterase II family protein, with translation MSTRPTGAPGRCLVDLSAQDRLRSGAPARTPRLRVLCCPPSGAAAGYWRFLVREDVHVLGVQYPGRESRFREPPAPSVAALAAEAAEAVAGAPWAASDVPLVVLGHSMGASVAAELASLLEHREGIRVSLLALSAKTAPGAVDAADDGDDDLRAGLDPQDPGADEALARWLRRLGGTPEAVLANPELMALQLPALRADLLVSMAHDRLPAPVGAPLLLLRGSEDHTVDAAGMDAWRPVSTGAVQRREYPGGHHPLAENRHRLLEDLEACADPGRSR, from the coding sequence ATGAGCACCCGACCGACCGGCGCCCCCGGGCGCTGCCTCGTGGACCTCTCCGCGCAGGACCGGCTGCGCAGCGGCGCCCCCGCCCGGACGCCGCGGCTGCGGGTGCTCTGCTGCCCGCCCTCGGGCGCGGCCGCCGGGTACTGGCGGTTCCTCGTCCGCGAGGACGTGCACGTCCTCGGCGTCCAGTACCCCGGCCGGGAGAGCCGCTTCCGGGAGCCGCCGGCGCCCTCGGTCGCCGCCCTCGCCGCGGAGGCGGCCGAGGCCGTCGCCGGCGCGCCGTGGGCGGCCTCGGACGTCCCGCTCGTGGTCCTGGGCCACAGCATGGGCGCCTCCGTCGCGGCCGAGCTCGCCTCGCTCCTCGAGCACCGGGAGGGGATCCGGGTGTCGCTGCTCGCGCTCTCCGCGAAGACCGCCCCGGGCGCCGTGGACGCGGCGGACGACGGGGACGACGATTTGCGGGCCGGGCTCGACCCGCAGGACCCGGGCGCGGACGAGGCGCTCGCCCGGTGGCTGCGGCGGCTCGGCGGCACCCCCGAGGCGGTGCTGGCGAACCCCGAGCTGATGGCCCTGCAACTGCCAGCCCTGCGCGCGGACCTGCTGGTCTCGATGGCCCACGACCGGCTCCCCGCCCCGGTCGGGGCGCCCCTGCTGCTGCTGCGCGGCAGCGAGGACCACACGGTGGACGCCGCCGGCATGGACGCCTGGCGTCCCGTCAGCACGGGGGCCGTGCAGCGGCGCGAGTACCCCGGCGGCCACCACCCGCTCGCGGAGAACCGGCACCGCCTGCTCGAGGACCTCGAGGCGTGCGCCGATCCCGGCCGCTCCCGGTGA
- a CDS encoding 4'-phosphopantetheinyl transferase family protein: protein MTTLPPGVPGTVELPVPGAPADVRVVLARVAPLIGWAESVRDCLDEDERKRAAAFRHESDRRRFVVAHCVLRHELAARTGADPASLRLGPPVPAVGPRPKPRLEDHALHFSLSHSGDQVLVATAEREVGVDVERLQDSAAAEQVVPLLHPAEIIALRTLPAADRPAAVTTVWARKESLLKAMGSGLFREPSVDEVGAGPVPGRPVAGWRILDLALPPATGPDRAESRAALTVRVP from the coding sequence GTGACGACGCTCCCGCCGGGCGTGCCCGGCACGGTCGAGCTGCCGGTGCCGGGCGCCCCCGCGGACGTGCGGGTCGTGCTCGCCCGCGTGGCCCCGCTGATCGGCTGGGCGGAGTCTGTCCGGGACTGCCTGGACGAGGACGAGCGGAAACGGGCCGCGGCGTTCCGCCACGAGAGCGACCGGCGGCGGTTCGTGGTCGCCCACTGCGTGCTGCGCCACGAGCTCGCCGCCCGCACCGGCGCGGACCCGGCCTCGCTGCGCCTGGGACCGCCCGTTCCCGCTGTGGGGCCCCGGCCCAAGCCGCGGCTCGAGGACCACGCCCTGCACTTCTCCCTCTCGCACAGCGGCGACCAGGTGCTCGTGGCCACCGCCGAGCGCGAGGTGGGGGTGGACGTCGAACGCCTCCAGGACTCGGCCGCCGCCGAGCAGGTGGTCCCCCTGCTCCACCCCGCCGAGATCATCGCCCTGCGGACCCTGCCCGCCGCGGACCGGCCGGCCGCCGTGACCACGGTGTGGGCGCGCAAGGAGTCCCTGCTCAAGGCCATGGGCTCCGGACTGTTCCGCGAGCCCTCCGTCGACGAGGTCGGGGCGGGCCCCGTCCCGGGGCGGCCCGTGGCCGGGTGGCGGATCCTGGACCTGGCTCTTCCGCCGGCCACCGGTCCGGACCGTGCGGAGTCTCGGGCGGCGCTGACCGTCCGCGTCCCGTGA
- the sbnA gene encoding 2,3-diaminopropionate biosynthesis protein SbnA, with the protein MSIIKAPHLFNEESLFIDLEGVLSRHLYLKIEGFNFAGSIKLKPAREMVERAEREGRVGPGSVLVESSSGNLGVALSMIAASKGYSFVCVIDPRCNPATRQLMESLGAHVDLVTEPDPVDGFLGARLNHVRELCRSDERYVWLNQYTSPGNWGAHYRWTAPEIEAQFPELEVLFVGAGTTGTLMGCARYFKEHRPDVRIVAVDAVGSVSFGRPPATRLIPGLGMSVRPPQLDESLIDDVVMVEELDTVRTCHRLAGRGFLLGGSTGTVVHGAMTWLADHHAEDVTAVAISPDMGRPYLDTIYQRDWVLDHFGAEALAGSDSTAALGRPHHQVSWRRQAATTPVTGSAATSSPRSLSQ; encoded by the coding sequence ATGTCCATCATCAAGGCTCCGCACCTGTTCAACGAGGAGAGTCTGTTCATCGATCTGGAGGGCGTGCTGAGCCGCCACCTCTACCTGAAGATCGAGGGGTTCAACTTCGCCGGCTCGATCAAGCTCAAGCCCGCCAGGGAGATGGTCGAGCGGGCCGAGCGGGAAGGACGGGTCGGCCCCGGCTCCGTGCTCGTGGAGTCCTCCTCCGGGAACCTCGGCGTCGCGCTCAGCATGATCGCCGCCAGCAAGGGATACAGCTTCGTGTGCGTGATCGACCCGCGCTGCAATCCCGCGACCCGGCAGCTCATGGAGTCGCTCGGGGCGCACGTCGACCTGGTCACCGAGCCGGACCCCGTCGACGGCTTCCTCGGCGCCCGGCTCAACCACGTCCGGGAGTTGTGCAGGTCCGACGAGCGGTACGTCTGGCTCAACCAGTACACCAGCCCCGGCAACTGGGGAGCGCACTACCGCTGGACCGCCCCCGAGATCGAGGCCCAGTTCCCCGAGCTCGAGGTGCTGTTCGTGGGGGCCGGGACCACGGGCACGCTGATGGGCTGCGCGCGGTACTTCAAGGAGCACCGGCCCGACGTCCGGATCGTCGCGGTGGACGCCGTCGGCTCGGTCTCCTTCGGTCGCCCGCCGGCCACCCGTCTGATCCCCGGGCTCGGCATGAGCGTGCGGCCGCCCCAGCTCGACGAGTCCCTGATCGACGACGTGGTGATGGTCGAGGAGCTGGACACGGTGCGCACCTGCCACCGCCTGGCCGGGCGCGGGTTCCTGCTCGGCGGCTCCACCGGGACCGTCGTCCACGGCGCCATGACGTGGCTCGCGGACCACCACGCCGAGGACGTCACCGCGGTGGCCATCTCCCCGGACATGGGCCGCCCCTACCTGGACACCATCTATCAGCGGGACTGGGTCCTCGACCACTTCGGTGCCGAGGCGCTCGCCGGCTCCGACTCGACAGCCGCTCTGGGCCGACCGCACCACCAGGTGTCATGGCGTCGGCAGGCGGCAACCACACCGGTGACCGGTTCCGCGGCCACCTCCTCCCCGAGGAGTCTCTCGCAGTGA
- a CDS encoding Pls/PosA family non-ribosomal peptide synthetase, with amino-acid sequence MKKLADALPASPLPPISVPTRREPPSATALEGTGAELPLERRLADLLASVVQQDDVPVDADFFADLGADSMVMARFCARVRKQPDLPAVSMKDVYQHPTITSLAGALAPVEPLTVSVQDRLAEVLTGVLGVDRVPVDADFFADLGADSMVMARFCARVRKQPGLPAVSMKDVYSNPSVSALAAALNGASQQDRPQQDQPQEPDPLVASVPGTPPPMDARTWEYVTCGVLQVLVYLGYGLLAGAVAVVGYQWVFPAAGPGNHHWVGHGMGFGELYLRSVVLAAATFVLLCILPVVGKWILIGRFRPGEIRIWSMGYFRFWLVKTLMRTSPLSRMTGSPLTPFYLRAMGAKVGRNVTILTTHLPVCTDLITIGEGTVIRKEALANGYRAYGGVIQLDTVTLGRDVIVGEGSVLDIGTTMGDGAQLGHRSSLYTGQVVPEGEHWHGSPGRRTETDFSEVDATSYRPWRRGLFAVYELVAVLGLGRIILSLAIILTVLAFPRVAALLESHPHAFTNWVFYADAVAFAGVGVFGGTVVGLVVMTTVPRVLQLLLKPDTVYPLFGMRHAAERAVERLTNSQLMGQLFGDSSYVVNYARALGYDQPHLQQTGSNLGTNFKHDNPFLSTIGTGTMIADGVSFMNTDYSPTSFRVSRVAIGAHNFLGNHVLYPARARTGDNCLLATKVMVPLDGPVRHDVGLLGSPAFEIPRSVLRDAPLEEHADPARFRRVLSAKNKHNLRTMALLMLVRWLEASLGLLALFSALELSDRFGFLALSAAFVVMLLVGFLVPIGIEHLVTGFRGLRPQLCSIYNPYFWWHERYWKLQVQSRRMTLLNGTPFKPLVWRLLGVRIGSRVFDDGCEFVERSLVTIGSRCTLNTGTSIMCHSQEDGMFKSDHDVIGDDITLGVGALLHYGVTIEDGVVIAADTFVMKGETLTRGSLWGGNPAVEARAATTSPVALERPLS; translated from the coding sequence GTGAAGAAGCTCGCCGACGCCCTCCCGGCGTCTCCCCTCCCCCCGATCTCGGTCCCCACCAGGCGCGAACCTCCGTCCGCAACGGCCCTCGAAGGGACCGGCGCGGAACTGCCGCTCGAGCGCCGGCTGGCGGATCTCCTCGCCTCGGTGGTGCAGCAGGACGACGTCCCCGTGGACGCCGACTTCTTCGCCGACCTGGGCGCGGACTCGATGGTGATGGCGCGGTTCTGCGCCCGGGTGCGCAAGCAGCCGGACCTGCCGGCCGTGTCCATGAAGGACGTCTACCAGCACCCGACGATCACCTCGCTGGCCGGGGCTCTCGCCCCGGTGGAACCGCTGACAGTGTCGGTGCAGGACCGGCTGGCCGAGGTGCTGACCGGGGTGCTGGGCGTGGACCGGGTGCCGGTGGACGCCGACTTCTTCGCCGACCTGGGCGCGGACTCGATGGTCATGGCACGGTTCTGCGCACGGGTGCGCAAGCAGCCGGGTCTGCCGGCGGTGTCCATGAAGGACGTCTACAGCAATCCGAGTGTCTCCGCCCTCGCCGCGGCGCTGAACGGCGCCTCGCAGCAGGACCGACCGCAGCAGGACCAACCGCAGGAGCCGGATCCGCTCGTGGCCTCCGTGCCGGGGACGCCGCCACCCATGGACGCGCGGACGTGGGAGTACGTCACCTGTGGAGTCCTGCAGGTGCTCGTCTATCTCGGCTACGGCCTGCTCGCCGGCGCGGTCGCGGTCGTCGGCTACCAGTGGGTGTTCCCGGCCGCCGGGCCGGGCAACCACCACTGGGTGGGCCACGGGATGGGCTTCGGGGAGCTCTACCTGCGGTCGGTCGTCCTCGCCGCGGCGACGTTCGTGCTGCTGTGCATCCTGCCCGTGGTGGGGAAGTGGATCCTCATCGGGCGCTTCCGGCCCGGGGAGATCCGCATCTGGAGCATGGGCTACTTCCGGTTCTGGCTGGTCAAGACCCTCATGCGGACCTCACCGCTCTCGCGGATGACCGGTTCGCCGCTGACGCCCTTCTACCTCCGGGCCATGGGGGCCAAGGTGGGCCGCAACGTCACGATCCTGACCACTCACCTGCCGGTCTGCACCGACCTGATCACGATCGGGGAGGGGACGGTGATCCGCAAGGAGGCGCTGGCCAACGGCTATCGCGCCTACGGCGGTGTGATCCAGCTCGATACGGTGACGCTCGGCCGGGACGTGATCGTCGGCGAGGGCAGCGTCCTGGACATCGGCACCACGATGGGCGACGGCGCGCAGCTGGGCCACCGGTCCAGTCTGTACACCGGCCAGGTCGTGCCCGAGGGCGAGCACTGGCACGGTTCGCCGGGCAGGCGCACGGAGACGGACTTCAGCGAGGTCGACGCCACATCCTACCGGCCGTGGCGTCGAGGACTGTTCGCCGTGTACGAGCTCGTGGCCGTGCTCGGGCTGGGGCGCATCATCCTGAGCCTCGCGATCATCCTGACCGTCCTGGCGTTCCCGCGCGTGGCCGCGCTCCTGGAGTCGCATCCGCACGCGTTCACCAACTGGGTCTTCTACGCCGACGCCGTCGCGTTCGCCGGCGTGGGCGTTTTCGGCGGAACGGTCGTGGGACTGGTCGTCATGACAACCGTGCCGCGGGTGCTCCAGCTCTTGCTGAAACCTGACACGGTGTATCCCCTGTTCGGGATGCGGCACGCGGCGGAGCGCGCGGTGGAGCGGCTGACCAACAGCCAGTTGATGGGACAGCTGTTCGGCGACAGCTCGTACGTCGTGAACTATGCGCGGGCCCTCGGGTACGACCAGCCGCACCTCCAGCAGACCGGCTCGAACCTGGGCACGAACTTCAAGCACGACAACCCGTTCCTGTCGACGATCGGCACCGGCACGATGATCGCCGACGGGGTGTCGTTCATGAACACCGACTACTCGCCGACGTCGTTCCGGGTCAGCCGCGTGGCGATCGGCGCGCACAACTTCCTCGGGAACCATGTGCTCTACCCGGCCAGGGCGAGGACCGGGGACAACTGTCTGCTCGCCACCAAGGTGATGGTCCCCCTCGACGGACCGGTGCGCCACGACGTGGGTCTGCTCGGGTCACCGGCGTTCGAGATCCCCCGCTCGGTCCTGCGGGACGCCCCGCTCGAGGAGCATGCGGACCCCGCCCGGTTCCGCCGGGTCCTCTCGGCCAAGAACAAGCACAACCTGCGCACGATGGCCCTCCTGATGCTCGTCCGGTGGCTCGAGGCGTCGCTGGGCCTGCTGGCCCTGTTCTCCGCCCTCGAGCTGTCCGACCGGTTCGGTTTCCTCGCCCTCTCCGCGGCGTTCGTCGTGATGCTGCTGGTGGGATTCCTGGTCCCCATCGGCATCGAGCACCTCGTGACGGGGTTCCGGGGGCTCCGGCCCCAGCTCTGCTCGATCTACAACCCCTACTTCTGGTGGCACGAGCGGTACTGGAAGCTCCAGGTCCAGAGCCGGCGCATGACCCTCCTCAACGGGACGCCGTTCAAACCGCTGGTCTGGCGTCTGCTCGGCGTGCGGATCGGGAGCCGGGTCTTCGACGACGGCTGCGAGTTCGTCGAGCGGAGCCTGGTGACCATCGGCTCCCGCTGCACGCTGAACACCGGCACCTCGATCATGTGCCACTCCCAGGAGGACGGCATGTTCAAGTCCGACCACGACGTCATCGGTGACGACATCACGCTCGGCGTCGGCGCCCTCCTCCACTACGGCGTGACCATCGAGGACGGTGTGGTCATCGCCGCCGACACCTTCGTGATGAAAGGGGAGACCCTCACCCGGGGATCCCTGTGGGGCGGCAACCCGGCCGTCGAGGCCCGGGCCGCCACCACGTCCCCCGTCGCCCTGGAAAGGCCCCTGTCATGA
- a CDS encoding non-ribosomal peptide synthetase encodes MTTTRALTCRAVAEHSPEPPHDRPALPGTAPTQIPRWTQDCRPDRAQIEVAVPEDLRAAVRSLARDWEVPPGSIWLAAHARVLQALSGEQEITTGCRDSAGTWPCTLDLGRPSWRALVRETHVRQTQARAEQSGQSGQGQDPHQAAHAGYEVVLDTDQDAGAELSEGVVLGVSPRQVTGGEVLRLRYRQDVLDAGAALRIAGYHLTALRHLTADPEAEPADADLVAPDERRLQLEQLAGPVRPRPRRRFHELFEDRVRQHPERLAAVQDTRQWTYAELNARANRIARALLARGLQAEDVVAVVAERNLEWMAAVIGILKAGGAYLPLEPHFPSDRIAKTLTRAGCRTVLTEEGSTTSLDGALAGMPAVTTLRVEDVEAEGHAAHDLGLAVRPDQLAYIYFTSGSTGEPKGAMCEHDGMLNHLYAKIEDLGIGPGDVVAQSAPQCFDISLWQLVSALLVGGRTLIVGQDRILDVERFVDTLEQGQVAVFQVVPSYLDAVVAYLEGRPRDLPSLRSVSATGEALKQELVRRWFDVLPDVKLVNAYGLTETSDDTNHEVMSAAPAGDHVPLGRPVPNVRIHLLDERQRLVPLGAPGEIAFSGVCVGRGYVNDPERTAQAYSADPHVDGARLYRAGDFGRWSPDGRLEYLGRRDNQVKISGFRIEIGDIENALLRVPGVRDGAVVVAERPDRGKHLVAFYHAPEPLDSGTLRERLAQSLPGYMVPQVFQWQPALPLTANGKIDRKRLTALAADVEPEGRSLERPRTPTEQWLAAAWSRVLAVPEDGIDRRDHFFERGGTSLTAVRLAIALDRKVSLKDLLSHPVLTDLATELDSRSAAAGSPAQP; translated from the coding sequence ATGACCACCACCCGTGCGCTCACCTGCCGGGCCGTCGCCGAGCACTCGCCGGAACCGCCCCACGACCGTCCCGCCCTCCCCGGGACCGCACCGACGCAGATCCCCCGGTGGACACAGGACTGCCGGCCGGACCGGGCACAGATCGAGGTGGCGGTGCCCGAGGACCTGCGCGCCGCCGTGCGGTCCCTGGCCCGCGACTGGGAGGTGCCACCGGGCTCGATCTGGCTGGCGGCCCACGCGAGAGTCCTCCAGGCCCTGTCCGGCGAGCAGGAGATCACCACCGGCTGCAGGGACTCGGCGGGCACCTGGCCGTGCACCCTGGACCTGGGCCGGCCGTCCTGGCGGGCCCTGGTCCGCGAGACGCACGTCAGGCAGACCCAGGCCCGCGCCGAGCAGTCCGGGCAGTCCGGGCAGGGACAGGATCCGCATCAGGCGGCTCATGCGGGATACGAGGTGGTCCTCGACACCGACCAGGACGCTGGTGCCGAGCTGTCGGAGGGCGTCGTGCTCGGCGTCTCCCCCCGGCAGGTGACCGGGGGCGAGGTGCTCCGCCTGCGGTACCGGCAGGACGTCCTCGACGCCGGTGCGGCCCTGAGGATCGCCGGCTACCACCTGACCGCACTTCGCCACCTGACGGCCGACCCCGAGGCGGAGCCCGCGGACGCCGACCTGGTCGCCCCGGACGAGCGGCGCCTCCAGCTCGAGCAGCTGGCCGGGCCCGTGCGGCCCCGGCCCCGGCGACGCTTCCACGAGCTCTTCGAGGATCGCGTCCGGCAGCATCCCGAGCGCCTCGCGGCCGTCCAGGACACGCGGCAGTGGACGTACGCCGAGCTCAACGCCCGCGCCAACCGGATCGCCCGCGCCCTGCTCGCGCGCGGCCTGCAGGCGGAGGACGTCGTGGCGGTCGTCGCCGAGCGGAACCTGGAGTGGATGGCCGCCGTCATCGGCATCCTCAAGGCCGGCGGCGCGTACCTGCCGCTCGAACCGCACTTCCCCTCCGACCGGATCGCAAAGACGCTCACCCGGGCCGGGTGCCGGACGGTGCTGACCGAGGAGGGCAGCACCACCTCGCTGGACGGGGCGCTCGCCGGGATGCCGGCCGTGACGACACTCCGCGTCGAGGACGTCGAGGCCGAAGGGCACGCCGCCCACGACCTCGGCCTGGCGGTGCGTCCGGACCAGCTCGCGTACATCTACTTCACCTCGGGCTCCACGGGTGAGCCGAAAGGCGCGATGTGCGAGCACGACGGGATGCTGAACCACCTGTACGCCAAGATCGAGGACCTGGGGATCGGTCCCGGCGACGTCGTGGCCCAGAGCGCCCCCCAGTGCTTCGACATCTCCCTGTGGCAGCTGGTCTCGGCCCTGCTCGTCGGCGGCCGCACCCTCATCGTCGGCCAGGACCGGATCCTCGACGTCGAGCGGTTCGTCGACACGCTGGAACAGGGCCAGGTCGCGGTCTTCCAGGTCGTCCCCTCGTACCTGGACGCGGTGGTGGCCTACCTGGAGGGCAGGCCCCGCGACCTGCCCTCCCTTCGCAGCGTCTCGGCGACCGGGGAGGCCCTGAAGCAGGAGCTGGTCCGCCGCTGGTTCGACGTGCTGCCCGACGTCAAGCTCGTCAACGCCTACGGGCTGACGGAGACCTCGGACGACACGAACCACGAGGTGATGAGCGCCGCGCCGGCGGGCGATCACGTGCCGCTGGGCCGGCCGGTCCCGAACGTGCGGATCCACCTCCTCGACGAGCGGCAGCGGCTCGTGCCGCTCGGCGCACCGGGCGAGATCGCCTTCTCCGGAGTGTGCGTGGGCCGCGGGTACGTCAACGACCCGGAGCGGACGGCACAGGCGTACTCCGCCGATCCCCATGTGGACGGCGCGCGGCTCTACCGGGCGGGCGACTTCGGCCGCTGGTCGCCGGACGGCAGGCTGGAGTACCTGGGCCGGCGGGACAACCAGGTCAAGATCTCCGGGTTCCGGATCGAGATCGGCGACATCGAGAACGCCCTCCTGCGGGTTCCCGGAGTCCGCGACGGGGCGGTCGTCGTGGCGGAGCGACCGGACCGGGGCAAGCACCTGGTCGCCTTCTACCACGCCCCCGAGCCGCTGGACTCCGGCACGCTGCGCGAGCGGCTGGCGCAGTCGCTGCCCGGGTACATGGTCCCGCAGGTGTTCCAGTGGCAGCCCGCCCTCCCGCTGACGGCCAACGGCAAGATCGACCGCAAGCGCCTCACCGCGCTGGCGGCGGACGTCGAGCCCGAGGGCCGCTCCCTCGAGCGTCCGCGCACCCCCACCGAGCAGTGGCTGGCGGCGGCGTGGTCGCGCGTGCTCGCCGTGCCGGAGGACGGGATCGACCGCCGTGACCACTTCTTCGAGCGCGGCGGCACGTCGCTCACCGCCGTCCGGCTCGCCATCGCCCTGGACCGGAAGGTCTCGCTCAAGGACCTCCTCAGCCACCCGGTCCTCACCGACCTCGCCACGGAGCTGGACTCCAGGTCCGCCGCGGCCGGCTCACCCGCCCAACCGTGA